The Andrena cerasifolii isolate SP2316 chromosome 14, iyAndCera1_principal, whole genome shotgun sequence genome contains a region encoding:
- the Bicd gene encoding microtubule-associated protein Bicaudal D isoform X2 — MATTDGVTIEDLRIEIERLSRELDLASTEKIQSAQYGLALLEEKSGLQQRCNDLEALYENTKHELEITQEALAKFQTTTKLTTKSGIEQEESLLHESAARETSLQTQIIELENETKQLRHELERVQAERDHALQEREEVGKDHQQAETERKSLRAMLRECRFREARLLQDYSELEDENISLQKQVSGLRSSQVEFEGAKHEIRRLTEDVELLNSQVEELMNLKKIAEKQMEEALESLQAEREAKYALKKELDQRINSESIYNLSNLALSIRGITEDQTICSDGEDDSPALRRIEADLKTQEPGTSATDKQVDLFSEIHINELKKLEKQLELAESEKAHVTQNLRESQYAVEKSQNELQSFVARIVQLAAHVQSLHHLHSNLPEKQTEETTLDKLNQVIMQYHQWSTMSAREVNQLRKDLADLENGLTISDSTQQLRTELTNLRNKLLDTEQRSMQLESDIATLSKLAVEAGGFSDSAQNDLQNISDELAQLYHHVCTVNGEIPSRVVLDHEKIVPEKEEESGKIEWCRTLFKTDIQITDLESLTKAKEIAKHIEIALDQIKHLRSAVEHTIVLSKAKGIQSNVCSVCEQCDVGFVGENKAEVADLQEQVLRLKALLSAKREQIATLRTVLKSNKNTAEVALTNLKSKYENEKSIVNETMLKLRHELRMLKENAATFSSLRAMFAARCEEYVTQVDELQRQLAAAEDDRKTLNQLLRLAVQQKLGLTMKLEELEVDRELRNTRRHAASANGRGRARLTQQTNRPHLGRDFF; from the exons ATGGCCACGACAGACGGCGTTACGATAGAAGACCTCCGGATCGAGATCGAGAGGCTTTCACGGGAGTTGGACTTGGCGTCCACGGAGAAGATACAGTCCGCTCAATACGGTCTCGCCTTGCTCGAGGAGAAGTCCGGCCTGCAGCAAAGATGCAACGATCTCGAGGCCCTCTACGAAAACACGAAACACGAGTTGGAGATCACGCAAGAG gCATTAGCAAAGTTTCAGACGACTACGAAATTAACTACGAAAAGTGGCATAGAGCAGGAAGAGAGTTTACTTCATGAAAGTGCCGCCCGAGAAACATCTCTTCAAACACAAATAAttgaattagaaaatgaaacgaAGCAA TTGCGCCATGAACTGGAACGAGTGCAAGCGGAACGCGATCATGCGCTGCAGGAGCGTGAAGAAGTCGGGAAAGATCACCAGCAAGCGGAGACGGAGAGAAAGTCTTTGCGCGCTATGTTACGCGAATGTAGATTTCGGGAAGCGCGACTCCTCCAGGATTATTCTGAATTGGAGGACGAGAATATTTCATTACAGAAACAGGTGTCTGGCTTACGCTCCAGTCAGGTAGAATTCGAAGGTGCCAAGCATGAAATAAGGAGACTAACGGAGGACGTGGAGCTTTTGAATAGTCAAGTCGAAGAGCTAATGAATTTAAAGAAGATTGCCGAGAAGCAAATGGAGGAAGCCCTTGAGTCTTTACAAGCCGAGCGCGAGGCGAAATATGCTCTTAAGAAGGAATTGGATCAGAGAATTAATAGCGAATCAATTTATAACCTTAGCAATCTTGCGCTTTCAATTAGAGGGATCACAGAAGATCAAACGATATGCAGCGACGGGGAGGATGATTCTCCTGCATTGCGTAGAATCGAAGCGGACTTGAAAACCCAAGAACCAGGCACTTCTGCCACTGACAAGCAAGTAGACTTATTCTCTGAAATCCACATAAACGAACTGAAGAAACTGGAGAAACAGTTAGAGCTGGCAGAGTCCGAGAAGGCCCATGTGACACAAAACTTACGAGAGTCGCAGTATGCTGTTGAAAAGAGTCAGAATGAATTACAGTCGTTTGTCGCGCGTATTGTGCAATTAGCAGCCCATGTGCAATCATTGCATCACCTTCACTCCAATTTGCCCGAGAAGCAAACCGAAGAAACCACATTGGATAAGTTGAATCAA GTAATTATGCAGTACCATCAATGGAGTACTATGTCCGCACGCGAAGTAAATCAGCTGCGAAAAGACTTGGCTGATTTAGAGAATGGTTTAACTATATCCGATTCGACGCAGCAATTACGAACGGAATTAACGAATCTTAGAAACAAG CTTTTGGACACAGAGCAAAGAAGTATGCAACTTGAGTCTGATATTGCTACTCTCTCGAAACTCGCAGTGGAGGCTGGTGGTTTCTCTGATTCCGCGCAGAACGACTTACAGAACATCTCCGACGAGCTCGCTCAACTTTACCATCACGTCTGCACCGTTAACGGAGAAATACCTTCGCGCGTGGTCCTCGATCACGAGAAGATCGTTCCTGAAAAGGAGGAGGAGAGCGGGAAGATAGAGTGGTGCAGAACATTGTTCAAGACTGATATCCAGATCACAGACTTGGAAAGTTTGACTAAAGCGAAAGAAATAGCGAAGCATATAGAAATCGCGTTGGATCAAATAAAACATCTCCGAAGCGCGGTGGAACACACGATTGTACTTTCGAAGGCCAAGGGAATACAATCGAACGTGTGCAGCGTTTGCGAGC AATGCGATGTAGGATTTGTAGGCGAGAACAAGGCTGAAGTAGCGGACCTACAGGAACAAGTACTGAGGCTGAAGGCCTTGTTGTCAGCTAAGCGCGAGCAGATCGCTACTTTGAGGACAGTATTGAAGTCGAACAAGAATACCGCTGAAGTGGCGCTCACGAACTTGAAGAGCAAATACGAGAATGAGAAGAGCATCGTTAACGAGACCATGTTGAAGCTGAGACACGAGCTTAGGATGCTGAAAGAAAATGCTGCGACATTCTCAA GTCTGCGCGCCATGTTCGCCGCACGCTGCGAAGAATACGTGACCCAGGTCGACGAACTCCAGCGCCAGCTTGCCGCCGCAGAGGACGACAGGAAAACGTTGAACCAGCTTTTGCGGCTGGCGGTGCAGCAAAAGCTTGGTCTGACGATGAAGCTGGAGGAATTAGAAGTCGATAGAGAGCTGCGAAACACACGAAGGCACGCCGCCAGCGCGAACGGACGAGGTAGAGCGCGATTGACACAACAGACGAACCGTCCACACTTAGGCAGAGATTTCTTCTAG
- the Bicd gene encoding microtubule-associated protein Bicaudal D isoform X1 → MATTDGVTIEDLRIEIERLSRELDLASTEKIQSAQYGLALLEEKSGLQQRCNDLEALYENTKHELEITQEALAKFQTTTKLTTKSGIEQEESLLHESAARETSLQTQIIELENETKQLRHELERVQAERDHALQEREEVGKDHQQAETERKSLRAMLRECRFREARLLQDYSELEDENISLQKQVSGLRSSQVEFEGAKHEIRRLTEDVELLNSQVEELMNLKKIAEKQMEEALESLQAEREAKYALKKELDQRINSESIYNLSNLALSIRGITEDQTICSDGEDDSPALRRIEADLKTQEPGTSATDKQVDLFSEIHINELKKLEKQLELAESEKAHVTQNLRESQYAVEKSQNELQSFVARIVQLAAHVQSLHHLHSNLPEKQTEETTLDKLNQVIMQYHQWSTMSAREVNQLRKDLADLENGLTISDSTQQLRTELTNLRNKIPESEKSLRQKLLDTEQRSMQLESDIATLSKLAVEAGGFSDSAQNDLQNISDELAQLYHHVCTVNGEIPSRVVLDHEKIVPEKEEESGKIEWCRTLFKTDIQITDLESLTKAKEIAKHIEIALDQIKHLRSAVEHTIVLSKAKGIQSNVCSVCEQCDVGFVGENKAEVADLQEQVLRLKALLSAKREQIATLRTVLKSNKNTAEVALTNLKSKYENEKSIVNETMLKLRHELRMLKENAATFSSLRAMFAARCEEYVTQVDELQRQLAAAEDDRKTLNQLLRLAVQQKLGLTMKLEELEVDRELRNTRRHAASANGRGRARLTQQTNRPHLGRDFF, encoded by the exons ATGGCCACGACAGACGGCGTTACGATAGAAGACCTCCGGATCGAGATCGAGAGGCTTTCACGGGAGTTGGACTTGGCGTCCACGGAGAAGATACAGTCCGCTCAATACGGTCTCGCCTTGCTCGAGGAGAAGTCCGGCCTGCAGCAAAGATGCAACGATCTCGAGGCCCTCTACGAAAACACGAAACACGAGTTGGAGATCACGCAAGAG gCATTAGCAAAGTTTCAGACGACTACGAAATTAACTACGAAAAGTGGCATAGAGCAGGAAGAGAGTTTACTTCATGAAAGTGCCGCCCGAGAAACATCTCTTCAAACACAAATAAttgaattagaaaatgaaacgaAGCAA TTGCGCCATGAACTGGAACGAGTGCAAGCGGAACGCGATCATGCGCTGCAGGAGCGTGAAGAAGTCGGGAAAGATCACCAGCAAGCGGAGACGGAGAGAAAGTCTTTGCGCGCTATGTTACGCGAATGTAGATTTCGGGAAGCGCGACTCCTCCAGGATTATTCTGAATTGGAGGACGAGAATATTTCATTACAGAAACAGGTGTCTGGCTTACGCTCCAGTCAGGTAGAATTCGAAGGTGCCAAGCATGAAATAAGGAGACTAACGGAGGACGTGGAGCTTTTGAATAGTCAAGTCGAAGAGCTAATGAATTTAAAGAAGATTGCCGAGAAGCAAATGGAGGAAGCCCTTGAGTCTTTACAAGCCGAGCGCGAGGCGAAATATGCTCTTAAGAAGGAATTGGATCAGAGAATTAATAGCGAATCAATTTATAACCTTAGCAATCTTGCGCTTTCAATTAGAGGGATCACAGAAGATCAAACGATATGCAGCGACGGGGAGGATGATTCTCCTGCATTGCGTAGAATCGAAGCGGACTTGAAAACCCAAGAACCAGGCACTTCTGCCACTGACAAGCAAGTAGACTTATTCTCTGAAATCCACATAAACGAACTGAAGAAACTGGAGAAACAGTTAGAGCTGGCAGAGTCCGAGAAGGCCCATGTGACACAAAACTTACGAGAGTCGCAGTATGCTGTTGAAAAGAGTCAGAATGAATTACAGTCGTTTGTCGCGCGTATTGTGCAATTAGCAGCCCATGTGCAATCATTGCATCACCTTCACTCCAATTTGCCCGAGAAGCAAACCGAAGAAACCACATTGGATAAGTTGAATCAA GTAATTATGCAGTACCATCAATGGAGTACTATGTCCGCACGCGAAGTAAATCAGCTGCGAAAAGACTTGGCTGATTTAGAGAATGGTTTAACTATATCCGATTCGACGCAGCAATTACGAACGGAATTAACGAATCTTAGAAACAAG ATCCCCGAGTCAGAGAAGAGCCTTCGACAAAAG CTTTTGGACACAGAGCAAAGAAGTATGCAACTTGAGTCTGATATTGCTACTCTCTCGAAACTCGCAGTGGAGGCTGGTGGTTTCTCTGATTCCGCGCAGAACGACTTACAGAACATCTCCGACGAGCTCGCTCAACTTTACCATCACGTCTGCACCGTTAACGGAGAAATACCTTCGCGCGTGGTCCTCGATCACGAGAAGATCGTTCCTGAAAAGGAGGAGGAGAGCGGGAAGATAGAGTGGTGCAGAACATTGTTCAAGACTGATATCCAGATCACAGACTTGGAAAGTTTGACTAAAGCGAAAGAAATAGCGAAGCATATAGAAATCGCGTTGGATCAAATAAAACATCTCCGAAGCGCGGTGGAACACACGATTGTACTTTCGAAGGCCAAGGGAATACAATCGAACGTGTGCAGCGTTTGCGAGC AATGCGATGTAGGATTTGTAGGCGAGAACAAGGCTGAAGTAGCGGACCTACAGGAACAAGTACTGAGGCTGAAGGCCTTGTTGTCAGCTAAGCGCGAGCAGATCGCTACTTTGAGGACAGTATTGAAGTCGAACAAGAATACCGCTGAAGTGGCGCTCACGAACTTGAAGAGCAAATACGAGAATGAGAAGAGCATCGTTAACGAGACCATGTTGAAGCTGAGACACGAGCTTAGGATGCTGAAAGAAAATGCTGCGACATTCTCAA GTCTGCGCGCCATGTTCGCCGCACGCTGCGAAGAATACGTGACCCAGGTCGACGAACTCCAGCGCCAGCTTGCCGCCGCAGAGGACGACAGGAAAACGTTGAACCAGCTTTTGCGGCTGGCGGTGCAGCAAAAGCTTGGTCTGACGATGAAGCTGGAGGAATTAGAAGTCGATAGAGAGCTGCGAAACACACGAAGGCACGCCGCCAGCGCGAACGGACGAGGTAGAGCGCGATTGACACAACAGACGAACCGTCCACACTTAGGCAGAGATTTCTTCTAG